AATGCCCGCTGCAGAACCAGACCCTGGCCAACGGGGCGGCCGAGTCGCGGATGCACGATGCCAAACGTGTGTTCACCAAGCCGATCGCCGTGTCCACCCAGATCCTGCTGGACCGTGAGCGCTGCGTGCTGTGCCAGCGCTGCACCCGGTTCTCCGACCAGATCGCCGGGGACAAGTTCATCGACCTGTTGGAACGCGGGTCGGCTCAGCAGATCGGCATCAACTCGGCCGAGCCGTTCCAGTCCTACTTCTCCGGCAACACGATCCAGATCTGCCCGGTCGGCGCGCTCACCTCGGCCGCCTACCGGTTCCGGTCCCGCCCGTTCGACCTGGTTTCCACCCCGACGGTGTGCGAGCACTGCGCCGACGGTTGCGCGATGCGGACCGACCACCGGTCGATCGGCGTGACCCGACGCCTGGCCGGTCTCGACCCGGCGGTGAACGAGGAGTGGAACTGCGACAAGGGCCGCTTCGGTTTCACCTACACCTCGGTCGGAGATCGCATCCTGCGGCCGATGGTCCGCAATGCCGAGGGCACGTTGGAACCGGTGTCCTGGACCGAGGCTATGTCGGTGGCCGCGGCCGGGCTGGCGACGGCGCGCGACACCGGCGGTGTCGGGGTGCTCACCGGTGGTCGGCTGACCGTCACCGACGCCTACGCCTACGCCAAGTTCACCCGTCTTGCGTTGCGGACCAACGACATCGACTTCCGGGCCCGGGCTCATTCGGCCGAGGAAGCCGAGTTCCTGGCTGCCCGGGTGACCGGCCGGACCCCGGACACCGACGGGGTGACGTTCGCGTCACTGGAGACGGCACCCGTCGTCCTGCTGGTCGGCCTCGAACCGGAGGAGGAGTCGCCGATCCTGTTCCTGCGGCTGCGCAAGGCGTCTCGCCGGGGGGTGCCCGTCTATTCGGTGGGCGCGGTGCGGTCCCGGGGGCTGGACAAGATGGACGGCCACCTGCTGACGGCCGTGCCGGGGCAGGAAATGGCTGTGCTGCAGCGTCTCTCGACGGAGGTGGCCAGGGCCGGTGCGCCCGAGGCCCCCGTGCACAACCAGGCCGCCGTGGCGCTGCGGGCGGCCGGGGCCGTCGTGCTGGTGGGGGAGCGAGCCGCCGAGATCCCCGGACTGCTGACCGCGGTGGCCGACCTGGTCGACCGGACCGGGGCCAAGCTGGCCTGGGTGCCCCGCCGGGCCGGTGAACGCGGAGCGCTGGACGCCGGCGCCATCGGGAACCTGCTGCCCGGCGGTCGGCCGATCGCCGACGACGCCGCTCGCGCCGAGGTGGAGAGCGCCTGGGGCGCATCGGTTC
This window of the Nakamurella panacisegetis genome carries:
- a CDS encoding NADH-quinone oxidoreductase subunit G, with the protein product MTQVVSPTTNTGGSPEDRPVPEGHVRLTIDGVVLDAPKGELVIRAAERIGTAIPRFCDHPLLEPVGACRQCLVEIEMGGRPMPKPQASCTQTVADGMVVRTQLSSPVAEKAQRSNLEFLLLNHPLDCPICDKGGECPLQNQTLANGAAESRMHDAKRVFTKPIAVSTQILLDRERCVLCQRCTRFSDQIAGDKFIDLLERGSAQQIGINSAEPFQSYFSGNTIQICPVGALTSAAYRFRSRPFDLVSTPTVCEHCADGCAMRTDHRSIGVTRRLAGLDPAVNEEWNCDKGRFGFTYTSVGDRILRPMVRNAEGTLEPVSWTEAMSVAAAGLATARDTGGVGVLTGGRLTVTDAYAYAKFTRLALRTNDIDFRARAHSAEEAEFLAARVTGRTPDTDGVTFASLETAPVVLLVGLEPEEESPILFLRLRKASRRGVPVYSVGAVRSRGLDKMDGHLLTAVPGQEMAVLQRLSTEVARAGAPEAPVHNQAAVALRAAGAVVLVGERAAEIPGLLTAVADLVDRTGAKLAWVPRRAGERGALDAGAIGNLLPGGRPIADDAARAEVESAWGASVPAAPGRDTSGILDAVGAGGLSGLLIGGVEVADLPDPAAAIAAIAAAGFVVSLELRRSAVTELADVVFPVAAVAEKSGSFVNWEGRNRPFGAALPEFGTLDEGRILDTLGVEMDVDLYTQTPVAARADMGRLGIWNPSSAWINFSGVDESGDSGHSSPNSAKLIHAGEVDPREGGPREGGPREGTFAVATWRMNLDGGRGLDGEPHLAGTAKPDVARLSAGDAARLDVNDGDAVRVVGPSGGSVTLPLEITVMADGSVWLPSRIGGTPLGVLLGGGVTTRVRVTRASGNDTAAERQGL